The proteins below come from a single Bombus pyrosoma isolate SC7728 linkage group LG10, ASM1482585v1, whole genome shotgun sequence genomic window:
- the LOC122571310 gene encoding elongation of very long chain fatty acids protein 6-like: protein MIDKLNHVLLTVPNYSYTFNFEKNFVYSDTLTTIRNHYSNCFYYSALYVILIFAGKHYMSNRPKFELRGVLALWNVLLAVFSIFGFLRLCSEMYHVLSYYGFYHSICVPSYLTQDPVAGFWSLLFILSKIVEFGDTAFIVLRKQPLMFLHWYHHVTVFLYAWLCYVETTAYARWNAVVNFFVHSWMYSYYAIKAMRFNPPKWIAMLITTLQTVQMIWGCFITIMAYSYVKSGQVECHVGLQNAKIGLLIYLSYFILFGRFFKQAYLSNKRGKKVEKKNDINDKLIKAN from the exons ATGATAGACAAATTGAATCATGTGCTGCTAACTGTACCTAATTACTCGTATACCTTCAATTTTGAGAAAAACTTTGTTTACTCGGATACTCTTACGACAATTAGGAATCATTATTCGAACTGCTTCTACTATTCTGCCCTTTATGTCATCCTAATTTTTGCCGGAAAGCATTACATGTCAAATAGGCCAAAATTCGAACTGAGAGGTGTGCTTGCCTTGTGGAATGTATTACTTGCggtattttccatttttggATTTCTTAGACTGTGCTCGGAGATGTATCACGTATTAAGCTATTATGGGTTCTACCATAGTATTTGTGTACCTAG CTACCTTACGCAAGATCCCGTTGCTGGATTTTGGTCACTGTTGTTCATCCTATCAAAAATTGTGGAGTTTGGCGACACAGCTTTTATTGTACTACGAAAACAGCCGTTGATGTTTCTACATTGGTACCACCATGTAACAGTTTTTCTTTATGCATGGCTATGTTATGTAGAGACTACAGCATACGCCAGATGGAACGCTGTAGTAAACTTTTTCGTTCACTCCTGGATGTATTCTTATTATGCTATAAAAGCAATGCGCTTTAATCCACCAAAATGGATCGCCATGCTGATCACTACGTTACAGACAGTACAAATGATTTGGGGTTGCTTTATAACTATTATGGCTTACAGCTATGTAAAAAGCGGTCAAGTTGAATGCCACGTTGGGCTCCAAAACGCGAAAATTGGTCTGCTGATCTACTTGAGCTATTTCATTCTCTTCGGTAGATTCTTCAAACAGGCTTACCTGTCTAACAAACGTGGGAAGAAAgtcgaaaaaaagaatgatattaATGACAAGCTCATCAAAGCTAATTGA
- the LOC122571308 gene encoding glutamic acid-rich protein-like isoform X4 translates to MLVGLIGVVIIEHRGTTDISTPLESSRWAFIFDGWVDDSLSLSNEESHDDENGKTKQIEDERRYNGDDEKLETTETEIESEIATETETDTETETGEVQDDEMLNESIEEEEEEEEKEREEEEEEEEEEEGEVKKEEEEGEEEEGEEEDQETAIENESNEEESEIFPNKEDINTELSRESKYENRKHTEVTLEDDISSTFDDTNVLEEIYGISTEKDSDEKTVLNEVDNQFDKILEMPRNEDIFETFLDDIPGVKEINDDNIEPLEEVENTEPEEYVNDVDVKPEIEEIEEESTSVAMKFGVGVALIVAAHFVLVKRWNNGKHEKEVQEKSGKIETKKYKRGEEEDKKTGQQVVVQKDTEFEKGEEGGGVEEEQEERDERDIEEGVGEEEGEEEGEVMNKRNQVNIEEKKEGALGTQEGKGNQNIIWNEIKNKKNKSNKNQMKQKDEIGIVQKTMLKEEERTEEEEEDEGEEEEEEEGEEEEEEEEEEEEEEEGEEEEGEEEEEEVNEEEEEEEEEEIENFDDTELIAKLEAKYGKLQTLQNDNEEDSEHEKEITTNSLVTWKQKQ, encoded by the exons TTAGTACACCATTAGAATCTTCTCGTTGGGCCTTTATCTTTGATGGGTGGGTAGATGATTCTTTGTCTCTATCTAATGAAGAATCACATGatgatgaaaatggaaaaactaAACAAATAGAAGATGAAAGGAGGTATAATGGAGACGATGAAAAGTTAGAAACTACAGAAACTGAAATTGAATCTGAAATTGCAACTGAAACTGAAACTGATACAGAAACTGAAACTGGAGAAGTTCAGGACGATGAAATGTTGAATGAATctatagaagaagaagaagaagaagaagaaaaagaaagagaagaagaagaagaagaagaagaagaagaggaaggagaagtaaaaaaagaagaagaagaaggagaagaagaagaaggagaagaggaagacCAGGAAACTGCAATTGAAAATGAAtcaaacgaagaagaaagtgaaatttttccaaataaagaAG ATATCAATACAGAATTAAGCCGCGAGAGTAAATATGAAAACAGAAAGCACACAGAAGTTACATTAGAAGATGATATTAGTTCAACGTTTGATGATACTAATGtattagaagaaatatatGGTATTAGTACAGAGAAAGACTCGGATGAAAAAACTGTTTTAAATGAAGTAGATAAccaatttgataaaatattagaaatgcCAAGAAATGAAGACATATTTGAGACATTTTTAGACGACATTCCTGGTGTTAAGGAAATTAATGATGACAATATAGAACCTTTAGAAGAG GTAGAAAACACAGAACCAGAAGAATATGTTAATGATGTAGATGTAAAGccagaaatagaagaaatagaagaagaatctACTAGCG TGGCAATGAAGTTTGGAGTCGGTGTGGCACTTATTGTTGCTGCACATTTTGTCCTTGTGAAACGATGGAATAACG gaAAGCATGAAAAAGAAGTGCAAgagaaaagtggaaaaatagaaacaaagaaatataagcGCGGAGAAGAAGAGGATAAAAAGACAGGACAACAGGTTGTTGTGCAAAAAGATACTGAGTtcgagaaaggagaagaaggggGCGGAGTAGAAGAGGAACAAGAGGAGAGGGATGAGAGAGATATAGAGGAAGGGgtaggagaagaagaaggggaaGAGGAAGGAGAAGTAATGAACAAACGGAATCAAGTAaacatagaagaaaaaaaagaaggagcaTTAGGAACacaagaaggaaaaggaaatcaaaatataatatggaatgaaataaaaaacaaaaaaaataagagcaataaaaatcaaatgaaGCAAAAGGATGAAATAGGAATTGTGCAAAAGACGAtgttaaaagaagaagaacgaacagaagaagaagaagaggatgaaggagaagaagaagaagaagaagaaggagaagaagaagaagaagaggaggaggaggaggaggaggaggaggagggagaagaagaagagggagaagaggaagaggaagaagtaaatgaagaagaagaagaagaagaagaggaggaaatcGAAAATTTTGACGATACTGAGTTAATTGCGAAACTTGAAGctaaatatggaaaattacaaactttACAAAATGATAATGAAGAAGATAGCGaacatgaaaaagaaataacaaccAACAGTTTAGTAACGTGGAaacaaaaacaataa